One Fusarium falciforme chromosome 12, complete sequence DNA window includes the following coding sequences:
- a CDS encoding AlcB domain-containing protein, which produces MLAPDPQANQQKFKMAASDPFQQQSPIKIRLPHPYLTTYFLERTDAEKQSFRLRKADSPEEDGTPFPQALHAEGLVFARVPPAESDKIPESDNRAWARARRSPVWSLTWEDGHEAATLAQAWMFFYTFFTHTFDVEQFRLRLGGSGAEDLAKALVQSMVAIDIPEPPSVPVPAPRQEVEVLVLRSAFWQGCASPLGQQPIWLPTWNSGKVVPHVEYVMTPTSESTLLRHPRRVPKPAPGSLIYSRYIPSLDEHFNLMALDYLNPEHLALFNKWQNDPRVAAGWMETGTLEQHRAYLRAIHEDPHQFAVLGFFNDTPFAYFELYWAKEDKMGQHYACLDFDRGRHSLVGDATFRGQHRVMAWWPSVMHYEFLDDHRTENVVGEPRLSGEKVLMYEMIFGLHQDKWMDLPHKRSNLVKCSRERFFQLCPFNQSKPRVAGTTFGFEPKL; this is translated from the coding sequence ATGTTGGCTCCAGACCCCCAAGCAAACCAACAGAAGTTCAAGATGGCCGCCTCAGATCCCTTCCAGCAGCAGTCGCCAATCAAGATCCGGCTTCCTCACCCTTACCTCACCACCTATTTCCTTGAGCGCACCGACGCCGAGAAGCAGTCGTTCCGGCTTCGCAAGGCCGACTCgcccgaggaggatggcACCCCGTTTCCCCAGGCCTTGCACGCAGAAGGCCTAGTCTTTGCCAGAGTGCCGCCTGCAGAATCTGATAAGATCCCCGAATCTGATAATCGCGCCTGGGCGAGGGCACGCCGCAGCCCCGTCTGGTCCTTGACCTGGGAGGACGGTCACGAGGCCGCCACTCTTGCTCAGGCCTGGATGTTCTTTTACACCTTCTTCACACACACTTTCGATGTAGAGCAGTTCCGTCTCCGCCTCGGCGGCTCCGGTGCTGAGGACCTTGCCAAGGCTCTGGTCCAGTCCATGGTAGCGATTGATATCCCCGAGCCCCCCAGCGTGCCCGTGCCGGCTCCTCGCCAGGAGGTCGAGGTGCTCGTCCTCCGAAGCGCCTTCTGGCAGGGGTGCGCATCACCCCTTGGTCAGCAGCCCATCTGGCTTCCCACCTGGAACTCGGGCAAGGTGGTTCCTCACGTCGAGTACGTGATGACGCCGACGTCCGAGTCTACCCTGCTCCGGCACCCGCGCCGAGTGCCCAAGCCGGCGCCCGGTAGCCTCATCTACAGCCGGTACATCCCGTCGCTGGACGAGCACTTCAACCTCATGGCGCTCGACTACCTCAACCCAGAGCACCTGGCCCTGTTCAACAAGTGGCAGAACGACCCCCGTGTGGCGGCGGGCTGGATGGAGACGGGCACGCTGGAGCAGCACCGGGCGTACCTCCGGGCGATCCACGAGGACCCCCATCAGTTTGCCGTCCTGGGCTTCTTCAACGACACGCCGTTTGCCTACTTTGAGCTGTACTGggccaaggaggacaagatgGGGCAGCACTACGCGTGTCTCGACTTTGACCGAGGCAGGCACTCGCTCGTGGGAGATGCCACATTCCGTGGCCAGCACCGCGTCATGGCTTGGTGGCCCAGCGTTATGCACTACGAGTTCCTCGACGACCACCGCACCGAGAACGTGGTGGGAGAGCCGCGTCTGTCGGGCGAGAAGGTGCTCATGTACGAGATGATCTTTGGCCTTCACCAGGACAAGTGGATGGACCTGCCCCATAAGAGGTCCAACCTGGTCAAGTGCTCGCGGGAGCGCTTCTTCCAGCTGTGCCCCTTTAACCAGAGCAAGCCGCGCGTGGCGGGCACCACCTTTGGCTTTGAGCCGAAGCTGTAG
- a CDS encoding MFS domain-containing protein: MAVLDKFNAVIGRKANNEAAEDPVTVANATADEKAHDGIPPEDVDLSDAPTENAQHGVRAAEAITLTWTKWSLVAVFINMWFIYLVNGFQSKVLDTLTPYASSEWESHSIMPVISTVAYIMTAAVYIPLSKILDIWGRAEGFLLMVVFATIGMAMMAASRNFATYCAATVFWQVGWSGLTYSIDVITADSTQLKNRGLAYAFTSSPYMVTAFAAPKSAEKFLENVDWRWGFGCFSIVLPVVAAPMYCLLKWHLHKAKKAGLLVREDSGRTWPEAIVWGVMEFDAPGALLFAAGAVIFLLPFSIASMAPQGWNTPYIIAMIITGFVVLVIFGLYERFVAPKPFFKYEFLTDRTVVGVCWLDLIYMIGYYCWASYFNSFLQVVNNLAPAEAGYVANTFDIVSGFLLFIVGWGIRKTGRFKWLLCVGIPLYIFSQGLMIHFRRPGQSIGYLIMCEVFISIAGSVFILCMQIGILAAVDHQHVATALAVLSVTGNIGGALGSTISATIWTNTFYNKLLQWLPESALPEAENIAGVIEYQLAYPMGSPERLAIQRAYGYGQARMLAAGTSIMVLAFATIFLVRNYDLRKLRQTKGMIF, from the exons ATGGCAGTCTTGGACAAGTTCAACGCCGTCATAGGGCGCAAGGCCAACAACGAGGCCGCCGAGGACCCCGTCACAGTCGCCAATGCGACCGCCGACGAAAAGGCCCACGACGGCATCCCTCCCGAGGATGTCGACCTCAGCGATGCTCCCACTGAGAATGCTCAGCATGGTGTGAGGGCCGCTGAGGCCATCACCCTCACCTGGACCAAGTGGTCACTGGTTGCCGTCTTCATCAA CATGTGGTTCATCTACCTCGTCAACGGTTTCCAGTCCAAGGTTCTCGACACCTTGACTCCCTACGCCTCTAGCGAGTGGGAGTCTCACTCCATCATGCCCGTCATCAGCACTGTCGCCTACATCATGACTGCTGCCGTCTACATTCCCCTGTCCAAGATTCTCGACATCTGGGGCCGAGCTGAGGGTTTCCTCCTCATGGTCGTCTTTGCCACCATTGGtatggccatgatggctgccAGCCGCAACTTTGCCACTTACTGCGCCGCCACT GTCTTCTGGCAGGTTGGCTGGTCCGGCCTCACCTACAGTATTGATGTCATTACGGCCGATTCCACCCAGCTCAAGAACCGAGGTCTCGCCTACGCCTTCACCTCGTCCCCTTACATGGTGACTGCTTTCGCCGCTCCCAAGTCGGCTGAGAAGTTCCTTGAGAACGTTGACTGGCGATGGGGCTTTGGCTGCTTCTCCATCGTCCTCCCCGTCGTCGCCGCGCCCATGTACTGCCTCCTCAAGTGGCATCtccacaaggccaagaaggctggTCTCCTCGTTCGTGAGGACAGCGGCCGTACCTGGCCCGAGGCCATCGTCTGGGGTGTCATGGAGTTTGACG CTCCCGGTGCCCTGTTGTtcgctgctggtgctgtcATCTTCCTGCTCCCCTTCTCCATAGCCAGCATGGCTCCCCAGGGCTGGAATACCCCTTATATCATCGCCATGATCATCACTGGcttcgtcgtcctcgtcatcttcggcCTCTACGAGCGCTTCGTGGCCCCCAAGCCCTTCTTCAAGTACGAGTTCCTCACTGACCGAACCGTCGTCGGTGTCTGTTGGTTGGATCTCATCTACATGATCGGCTACTACTGCTGGGCTAGTTACTTCAACTCGTTCCTCCAGGTTGTCAACAACCTGGCCCCCGCCGAGGCCGGTTACGTTGCCAACACTTTCGACATCGTCTCTGGCTTCCTCCTGTTCATCGTCGGTTGGGGTATTCGCAAGACCGGTCGCTTCAAGTGGCTCCTTTGCGTCGGTATCCCTCTGTACATCTTCTCCCAAGGTCTGATGATTCACTTCCGTCGCCCTGGTCAGTCCATCGGTTACCTCATCATGTGCGAGgtcttcatctccatcgcTGGATCCGTCTTTATTCTGTGCATGCAGATTGGTATCCTCGCCGCTGTTGACCACCAGCACGTTGCCACCGCCCTCGCCGTGCTGAGCGTCACTGGTAACATTGGCGGTGCCCTCGGAAGCACCATCTCTGCCACCATCTGGACCAACACCTTCTACAACAAGCTTCTCCAGTGGCTCCCCGAGAGCGCCCTccccgaggccgagaacATTGCTGGCGTCATCGAATACCAGCTTGCCTACCCCATGGGCTCTCCCGAACGCCTGGCTATCCAGCGCGCCTACGGCTACGGCCAGGCTAGAATGCTTGCTGCCGGAACCAGCATCATGGTCCTTGCCTTTGCTACCATCTTCCTGGTCAGGAACTACGACCTCCGGAAGCTTCGCCAGACCAAGGGTATGATCTTCTAA
- a CDS encoding Phenylacetate 2-hydroxylase gives MSSLVLYLAAVVVLYVLIRLLNSTDIPKIKGIPEIPGVPIFGNLIQLGTDHARVAQKWAAKYGPVFQTRLGTKRVIFVNSYDSVKHFWITHQAALISRPTFHTFHSVVSSSQGFTIGTSPWDDSCKARRKAAATALNRPAVQSYMPILDLESTVSIRELLEDCENGNRDLDPSPYFARFALNTSLTLNYGFRIDGDVNSELLHEITHVEREISNFRSTSNNWQDYVPLLRLWGAQNSAAGEFRARRDKYLTDMLNDLKQRIANGTDKPCITGNILKDPEAKLNEAELKSICLTMVSAGLDTVPGNLIMGVAYLATPQGQKIQAKALKAIEEVYPNGEAWEKCLVEEKVPFITALVKETLRYWTVIPICLPRVNIRDIPYKDTVIPAGTTFFMNAYAADYDEARFKSPDQFIPERFLDDKEIGTPHYGYGAGSRMCAGSHLANRELYTAYIRIITAFEVLPPKDKTDFPVMDAIECNANPTSLTTDPKPFKVGLKIRSEPKLREWIAEAEERTRGL, from the exons ATGTCTTCTCTAGTTCTCTACCTcgccgccgtcgtcgtcttgtaCGTACTGATCAGACTGCTGAACTCGACGGACATTCCCAAGATCAAGGGTATCCCGGAGATTCCGGGTGTTCCAATCTTTGGAAATCTCATTCAATTGGGGACGGACCATGCACGAGTCGCACAGAAATGGGCCGCCAAGTATGGGCCGGTCTTCCAAACGCGGCTTGGAACAAAG CGCGTCATCTTTGTCAATTCATACGACTCTGTCAAGCATTTCTGGATCACCCACCAGGCCGCACTCATCTCTCGCCCAACCTTTCACACGTTTCACTCTGTCGTTTCGTCATCTCAAGGCTTCACGATCGGCACTTCTCCATGGGACGACTCTTGCAAGGCCCGTCGAAAGGCTGCCGCCACCGCATTGAACCGACCCGCCGTCCAGTCTTACATGCCAATCCTGGATCTCGAGTCCACGGTCAGCATCAGGGAATTACTTGAAGATTGCGAGAACGGCAACCGTGACCTGGACCCGTCCCCATACTTCGCTCGGTTTGCTCTCAATACGTCTTTGACGCTCAATTATGGCTTCCGTATCGATGGCGATGTCAACAGCGAGCTCCTCCACGAGATCACCCACGTGGAGCGCGAAATCTCCAACTTCCGATCTACGAGCAACAACTGGCAAGACTATGTTCCACTGCTGCGTCTCTGGGGAGCCCAAAACTCGGCGGCTGGAGAATTCCGGGCGAGACGTGACAAGTATCTCACAGACATGCTCAACGATCTGAAGCAGCGGATAGCCAACGGTACCGACAAGCCTTGCATCACCGGCAATATTCTCAAAGACCCAGAGGCAAAGCTAAACGAAG CTGAGCTTAAATCCATCTGTTTGACCATGGTTTCTGCTGGACTCGACACTGTTCCCGGAAATTTGATCATGGGTGTAGCCTATCTCGCCACTCCCCAAGGACAAAAGATTCAAGCCAAGGCtctcaaggccattgaggaAGTATATCCCAATGGCGAAGCTTGGGAGAAGTGTCTTGTCGAGGAGAAAGTTCCCTTCATTACTGCCCTGGTCAAGGAAACTCTCCGCTATTGGACTGTTATTCCAATCTGCTTGCCTAGAGTGAACATCAGAGACATTCCCTACAAAGACACAGTCATTCCTGCAGGCACAACATTCTTCATG AATGCCTATGCCGCCGACTATGACGAGGCACGGTTCAAATCGCCTGACCAGTTCATCCCAGAGCGGTTCCTTGACGACAAGGAAATTGGCACTCCACACTACGGATACGGTGCAGGATCTCGAATGTGCGCTGGCTCACACTTGGCCAATCGCGAACTCTACACCGCCTACATTCGCATCATCACTGCCTTCGAAGTGCTTCctcccaaggacaagactGATTTCCCCGTTATGGATGCCATCGAGTGCAACGCCAACCCCACGTCCTTGACTACAGACCCCAAGCCTTTCAAGGTTGGCTTGAAGATCCGGTCCGAGCCCAAACTGAGAGAATGGATTGCCGAAGCAGAGGAGAGAACGAGGGGCTTGTAA
- a CDS encoding Zn(2)-C6 fungal-type domain-containing protein, translating into MSSASSQSKKRRCPYTSVACDNCKRRKTKCSGGKPCKSCGDSGVSCVYERTTRFRSNGRSPAEVKYTRPRKSPKESQPSPASQGTDGPVNRTSQSLPSPTSPTRPGASDYYLTLARQRLTAISPDGSVPQEQDHDVEPAGMVRMKFLVQQCINTTGTPLSTLSLSDLMQIIQVYEDEIGLQYPFLDIQELQETIRSTKQGTAQGRSERHDAHISGRRYQERLDDILTLIFYTVSILADPASAARFKPSVESIYGGAVARSQLGNLNEDDLVLIILGSIFFFLGDQEILAWRGIGMVFRLLQELEDTPDRLQPRVLPNDKGVISPEFYWSVYTLDRRWSFGTGLPFAVQDSDVRYRPSLKDNSLSCAYLKSMVAYCEISSEVQKSILETPQSIVSGSKRDFLNFRVVQWQQNLPQGLCFSGIDDKFDPAKEKRGEYKMRLALYLRANQMRIIIHRKFMARSELNTIDATEANVMASITRDSIRVLLQLARDTDIYIAQQKTFNHFLETALSSLLLIMCSTEDLKRFSYLSDVVEALELVEQLASQSAIMQNMWCKMQSIKETIKVIQAKLSGETSSHCGQADKEPQEAGMVEQEPPMAIGPMSPTEMMMVATAIPPAPNLMEEFDSFEALEEAGGLSFANFPELGQFLQEYENFYF; encoded by the exons ATGTCGTCGGCATCTTCTCAGTCAAAGAAGAGGCGCTGCCCATACACGTCGGTCGCCTG CGACAATTGCAAGCGTCGCAAAACAAAATGCAGCGGAGGCAAGCCTTGCAAGAGCTGTGGAGATAGTGGTGTCTCGTGCGTGTATGAGCGTACGACTCGGTTCCGCTCCAATGGCCGTAGCCC AGCCGAAGTGAAATACACAAGACCGCGGAAATCACCCAAAGAGAGCCAGCCGAGCCCTGCTAGCCAAGGAACTGATGGGCCAGTCAACAGAACATCTCAAAGCCTTCCATCGCCCACGTCGCCTACTAGGCCAGGCGCATCAGATTATTACTTGACCCTTGCGCGACAACGTCTCACAGCTATCAGTCCAGATGGAAGTGTCCCGCAAGAACAAGACCACGATGTAGAGCCAGCTGGAATGGTCCGCATGAAGTTCCTCGTTCAACAATGCATCAATACCACTGGAACCCCTCTATCTACACTCTCACTGAGTGACTTGATGCAGATAATTCAAGTCTATGAGGATGAAATTGGCCTTCAATACCCGTTTCTTGATATCCAGGAACTACAAGAGACCATACGTTCCACGAAACAAGGGACCGCGCAAGGGCGTTCTGAAAGACATGACGCACATATCTCGGGGCGTCGATACCAGGAGCGACTTGATGACATCTTAACTCTGATTTTCTATACTGTATCGATTTTGGCCGACCCTGCTTCAGCTGCAAGGTTCAAGCCCTCTGTTGAGTCTATCTACGGAGGTGCTGTTGCTCGGTCCCAGCTCGGAAACCTCAACGAAGATGACCTGGTCTTGATAATCTTGGGA AGCatattcttcttcctcggggATCAAGAGATTCTGGCCTGGAGAGGAATCGGCATGGTGTTTCGACTGCTCCAAGAGTTGGAAGACACCCCCGACAGGTTACAACCTCGTGTGTTACCAAATGACAAAGGAGTGATAAGTCCCGAGTTCTACTGGTCGGTATATACCCTCGACAGACGATGGAGCTTTGGAACTGGTCTGCCGTTTGCGGTTCAAGACTCTGATGTCAGATACCGTCCAAGCTTAAAG GACAATTCCCTCTCTTGTGCCTACCTGAAGTCAATGGTTGCATACTGCGAAATCTCCTCCGAGGTCCAGAAATCAATCCTTGAGACACCGCAGTCTATCGTATCAGGGTCTAAACGCGATTTTCTCAACTTTAGAGTCGTACAATGGCAACAAAACCTACCTCAGGGTCTTTGCTTTTCCGGGATTGACGACAAGTTTGACccagccaaggagaagcgCGGAGAGTACAAGATGCGCCTCGCTCTTTATCTGAGGGCCAACCAAATGCGCATCATCATTCACAGGAAGTTCATGGCGCGCTCAGAGCTGAACACGATTGATGCTACTGAAGCCAATGTCATGGCTTCAATCACTCGAGACTCGATCCGAGTCTTGCTGCAGCTGGCCCGAGACACCGACATCTACATCGCCCAGCAAAAGACATTTAACCACTTTCTAGAAACCGCATTGTCGTCTCTACTTTTGATCATGTGCTCCACGGAGGATTTGAAACGGTTTTCCTACCTTTCCGATGTTGTGGAGGCACTGGAGCTGGTCGAGCAGCTCGCAAGTCAGTCTGCTATTATGCAAAACATGTGGTGCAAGATGCAGAGCATCAAAGAAACCATCAAGGTTATTCAGGCTAAGCTGTCTGGTGAAACATCATCACACTGCGGTCAAGCCGACAAGGAACCTCAAGAGGCTGGCATGGTGGAACAAGAACCACCGATGGCGATTGGACCCATGTCTCCCActgagatgatgatggtcgcCACTGCCATCCCGCCAGCACCTAATTTGATGGAAGAATTTGACAGCTTTGAAGCTTTGGAGGAAGCTGGAGGGCTCAGTTTTGCAAACTTTCCAGAACTTGGGCAATTCTTGCAGGAGTATGAGAACTTTTATTTTTGA
- a CDS encoding ZnMc domain-containing protein: MASYGPICFTKILGVRDEDDIPPKESVANAVSENPRNGSLTLPPAPTAPGGPLGLAMVTRKFWLAGRELKIGFQGGSTWQKDKVKKYAPEWCQYANIKFTFVNSGEVDILISFNPGSGSWSYLGTDSSWFSSQKRPSMNLGWINDNTPEDEIKGVILHEFGHAIGAIHEHESPYANIPWNKEQVYKDLGGPPNKWDRATVDNNMFTLYSLDEAQASDFDPDSVMLYYFPASWTTNGKGTKQNNSLSATDKAYAKFSYPADAFDAGQFNTMEVRPWDKPQANNDKVIYYQKKYDAVPEIPLGITSLDISKDANIRIRALANDPTTEKFKASLQSWADTTLYSASMTFLEKSSRFSYIQTGVYNTQETRPWNQPQLTQSKRINFKTPFKSPPKVITWLQSLDMDKKKNWRIKVYPTDIDAKGFTIHADSWADSILYSAGVTWLAYPADQQGVASGKFSTQDVRPWDKPQHENSGVFNFQQPFSKVPKIIMAIDTLDYDHNKNLRVRLSTSSVTNTGITWHLQSWWDSVMYVAGASFFAWT, encoded by the exons ATGGCTTCCTACGGACCCATCTGCTTCACCAAGATTCTTGGTGTGCGTGATGAGGACGACATTCCCCCCAAGGAGAGCGTGGCCAACGCAGTTTCGGAGAACCCGCGCAATGGGTCGCTCACCTTGCCTCCAGCGCCAACTGCACCTGGCGGACCTCTTGGTCTTGCTATGGTGACTAGGAAGTTCTGGTTGGCTGGTCGCGAGTTGAAGATTGGTTTCCAGGGAGGCTCTACCTGGCAGAAG GACAAAGTCAAGAAGTATGCCCCAGAGTGGTGCCAGTACGCCAACATCAAGTTCACCTTTGTCAACTCGGGAGAAGTCGACATCCTCATCTCCTTCAACCCTGGCTCAGGCTCCTGGTCCTATCTAGGGACAGACAGCTCCTGGTTTAGCTCGCAGAAACGTCCATCCATGAACCTCGGCTGGATCAACGACAACACCCCCGAGGATGAAATCAAGGGCGTCATTCTCCACGAGTTCGGCCACGCCATCGGGGCCATCCATGAGCATGAGAGCCCTTATGCGAACATCCCCTGGAACAAGGAACAGGTCTACAAGGACCTTGGTGGCCCTCCCAACAAGTGGGACAGAGCCACTGTTGACAACAACATGTTCACTCTCTACTCGCTTGATGAGGCTCAGGCCAGTGATTTTGATCCGGACAGTGTCATGCTGTACTACTTCCCTGCCAGCTGGACCACCAATGGCAAGGGCACCAAGCAGAACAACTCCTTGTCCGCGACCGACAAGGCCTACGCCAAGTTTTCGTATCCTGCTGATGCCTTTGATGCTGGGCAGTTCAACACCATGGAGGTCCGCCCTTGGGACAAGCCTCAGGCAAACAACGACAAGGTCATCTACTACCAGAAGAAGTATGACGCTGTCCCTGAGATCCCACTTGGCATCACTTCCCTCGACATCAGCAAGGATGCCAACATCCGCATCAGAGCTCTCGCCAATGACCCAACCACAGAGAAGTTCAAGGCTTCTCTTCAGAGCTGGGCAGACACCACACTCTACTCAgcctccatgaccttcttGGAGAAGAGTTCCCGCTTCAGCTACATACAGACCGGCGTCTACAACACTCAAGAGACCCGTCCCTGGAACCAGCCCCAGTTGACCCAGTCCAAGCGCATCAACTTCAAGACACCCTTCAAGAGCCCACCCAAGGTCATCACCTGGCTGCAGTCCCTCGacatggacaagaagaagaactgGCGCATCAAGGTGTATCCCACTGATATCGACGCCAAGGGCTTCACCATCCACGCCGACTCATGGGCCGACTCGATCCTCTACAGTGCGGGCGTGACCTGGCTCGCCTACCCAGCCGACCAGCAGGGTGTTGCCAGCGGCAAATTCAGCACGCAGGATGTGCGCCCGTGGGACAAGCCGCAGCATGAGAACTCGGGTGTCTTCAACTTCCAGCAACCGTTTTCCAAGGTGCCCAAGATCATCATGGCGATTGACACGCTGGACTACGACCACAACAAGAATCTGCGTGTGAGGCTGAGCACGTCTTCGGTTACCAACACGGGGATCACATGGCATTTGCAGAGTTGGTGGGATAGTGTCATGTACGTTGCTGGTGCTTCGTTCTTTGCTTGGACTTGA